CTGGTGAGATGAACATTGACTGCCTCATATCCAGACCGTGTTCGGAGACGCACTCGCTGCGAAGGAACGGAACGCCTGTGGATTCCCAGGAAAAACCGTGTGTCGTAGGCGTGGATCCCTTAGTGATGAATGCTGAGATCTCCTCTAGCGTAACGCTAGCCGTTTCGGTGATCACGAGGCTTGTCATGACATGACCCCCATCTCAGTGAGGTGTCTTGTTACTTTTGATTCGAGCGCCTCAAGTGCGGCATGAATCGCATCGGCAGTTTCCGTATAGCGCTCACCCAGCTGCTGAATCCGAGCAACGAGGCCAAGTGTCAGACGGTTGGCCTCACTCGCGACACGAGTACGAACCGTGGCTGCCCACTTTTCGTCGAGCACAAGTTGCTTGATCTCAGGCTCGCTGAGGTCACCATATTTCTTGAGGGTTGCGAGATCGAGTGCAGCCTGAGCTTCCTTGGCGGCTTTCTTGGCGACAGACTCTTCGTTGTACAGCCTGATCAGGTGCTGCAGCGCCTTGATCTCTTCGGGGTCGGTTCCCTCGTGCCGGGCTACCTTGAGCCGCGTCGAAGTGAGAATCTTAGAGATCTTGCCATCATCCATAGCCTCCGCAAGCAGGCCGTCCTCGACGGCGTGTTCCTCGATGTACTCCTCGACAGCACGGCTGGCTTCCTCGGCTCCAGCGTGAAGCACGTCGACCTTGGCCTGCTCACCTGCAAAGTAGCGAGCTACGACGAGCGCCGGCGGAATGAGGTCCATCTTGTACCTGGTGGCACTGCGCCCCGACCCCACGATGAGGTCCGGAGTCTCGGAAAGCTTGCGCTCCTTGTCCTCGATAGCCTTGCGAGGTTTCGCCGCCTCACACCACCCGTCGTTCATGATGAGGAACACGTCGTCGTGCATGACGCCGTGCCAGTAGGTCATGAGCTGCTCGTAGACGTCGTACTCGTCGAGCAGGGGGGTGTTCTTGAACCGGGCCAGCAGATCGTCGCTGATACGAGCGATCAGGTCCTTGGGGACGGTGTCCGGGTTGAGCGCTTGCAGGACCGGCCGGTGCGCGGCGAACCAGTCGTCAACCTGGCCGCGTACGTCCATGGCGAACTTCTGGAACTCGTCGGAGTCCAGGATGGCCTGTTGTACCTCAGCCACGCCGACAGCCAGGTCGCTGTAGCCAGGGCGGTTCGGCTTGAAGAGCGTGGTACGAAGCCTCGGGAACGCTTCCCAGTACCCGTTGAGTGCGTCCAGGTCGTGATCCGGGATCCCGCCGTGAACGTGGGCGTGAAGGTCCTGGATGTCCTCCGGCTCGGAGGAGTCGATGTACCGCGGGATGTTGAGGTTGTAGTCGTTCTTCGGGTCGGCGATCTCGTGGAGCGGCACCATACGCGAGTAGCGCTCGACCTCGGTCTGCTTGTTGAAGACATCGACGATCTTGTGGATGTCCTGGCTCCGGAGGCGGTTCTTGTTGCCGTCCTTCATGAAGCCCTTGGAGGCATCGATCATGAAGACGCCAGTTCGCGCCTGGGCGTTCTCCTTGTCGAGGATGATGACGCAGGCCGGAATACCGGTGCCGTAGAAGAGGTTCGCAGGCAGGCCGATGATGCCCTTGATGTAGCCGCGGCGCAGAAGCTCCTTACGAATGCCTGCCTCGGCGTGACCGCGAAACAGGACCCCGTGCGGCAAGATGACCGCGGCCTTGCCTGTGCTCTTGAGTGACTTGAGGATGTGCAGCAGGAAGGCGTAGTCGCCGTTCTTCTCCGGCGGCCGACCGTACTCGAAGCGGCCGTAGTCGTTCTCCAGGCCGTTGCTCCACGATTTGATCGAGAACGGCGGGTTGGCGACGGCGAAGTCGAAGGTCTGGAGCCGTGCGCCCTGGGTGAACTGTGGGCTGGTAATTGTGTCACCCTTGCGGATGTCACGGTCCTCGTAGCCATGGAGGATCATGTTCATCTGGGCCAGCGCCCAGGTGGCGTTGTCCTTCTCCTGCCCGTAGATGGTGAGGCCGCGTGGGGCCTCATCGGCGACCTTGAGGAGCAACGAGCCGGACCCGCACGTGGGGTCGTAGACCGTGTGGTCCTGCCGAGTGCCCGCTCCGATACCGACGACCTTGGCGAGTACCCGTGAGACTTCGGCCGGGGTGTAGAACTGCCCCTTCGACTTGCCCGACTCTGTTGCGAAGTGCCGCATCAGGTACTCGTAGGCGTCGCCGAGCAGGTCGTCGCCCTCAGCGCGGCTACCTCGAAAGTCCAGGTCAGCGAAGATCGTCACCAGCTTGGAGAGGCGATCCTGCATCTCCTTGCCCTTGCCGAGCTTCTCCTCGTCGTTAAAGTCGGCCAGGTCGATTACCTTCTCAAGTCCGTTGGCTTCGGCGAGCTGGCCGATGATCTTGTTGACACGATCGCCGATCTCCTTATCACCTTTGAGGGCGACCATGTCATCGAAGGATCCGCCGACGGGGACGTCGATCAAGGAGTTCGGGTCGGACTTGGCCTTGTCCGTCACGTACTTCACGAATAGCAGCGTCAGGATGTAGTCCTTGTACTGGCTGGCATCCATGCCGCCGCGCAGCTCGTCGCAGCTCCGCCACAGCGAGCTGTACAGGTCCGACTTTTTGAGAGCCACTACCACGCCACCCCCTTGCCCGCATCGAGTCCAGAGCCAGACCGCGATCCTGCGGTGAGGTGTACGGGTGACCTGTCCATCCTTCGGCGCCCATCCTTCGCATGCCAGTGCGTGACAGTAGTGTCACTAGTGGTGATACTCCAAGCGAGTGCCTCAACGATAGCGCCGGGTACTGACAGGGGATGCGGTTGGCGCGCATCCCCCAGGGGCTTGGCTGGCGACAGTGAATCGATCACGACAGTTCCTCGTCGAGCACCCACACGAAAGCCACCCCGCCCTTCGGGAACGTCCAACCCTCGTAGGCCACTTCGACGCTCGGGGATGGGTCTGAAGCTTCAAGATGGCGGTACCGCGGCTGTCGCGGGCCGGACAGGTAGTCGATGACGTTCATGCGGCGGATGCCGCAGTCGCCGTACCAGAGTTCTGCCCGGAAGTCCTTGGTGGGCTGGCTCAGGTCGAGGTGGAGTGTGTGGCCGTGCCGTTGGACCAGGACGCGGTAGGTGTAGGAGACGGTCACCTTGTCCCTCGCCTTCGTCTCGTCGTCAAGGGTGCAGGTGAAGACCTGCCCTTCCTTCCGGACGCTGCGTCGGATGCTCTGGGTCTTTCCGTCCACGGCGACCTGGACTAGCTCGAAGACCTCCGCTGAGCGGGCATCGAGTCCGTTCAAGTGAGGGAAGTACCAGGAGATCGTGGAGGTTGGATCGGCTGAAAGTTCCCGGAAGGTGTCGAGGTCTGAGACACAGGAGAAGCGCAGCACCGGGTTCGGCGGTGTAACGCAGGACTCCCATGAGATGGTGGCGACGAACATCGAGCCCTCGCCGGTGGCCGGCCCGTTCTTCCAGGGCGCGAGCGCCACTGAAACGTGTGCATCCTCCTGGCGCTGCCGCGCCCCGATGATCTGTTCCTTCAAGTCTCGGTAGGCATCGGCGGCAAGCTCCTTGTCGCCGAGCTGGATGCCCAAGGTGTTCTCGACGATGCGGTCGAGGGTCGCAGGAGAGGCGACGTTCGTCAGAGACTCGGGGGCGAAGGCGAAGCCGTCCACTACGGCGTCACGGATGGCGGGTGCTTCCTCGACGAGGACTTTTCGGAGTCGTTGGTTGGCACGGGTCTCGGCGTCCGCCTGGTCGATGTACTCGAAGAAGACCGCGATGAGGCCGGTCGTGAAGAGCGCCGAGCCAACTTCCATGATGGGGAGGTTGGTGAGCCAGTTTCCGTCAGCAGCGTCGCCCGCCCAGTGGGCAAGGAGCATGAGAGCAACACCGATCACCGTAACGATGGTCGCGAGCAGGGCAAGCTTAGTCTGGTAAAGACGATCTAACGGGCTCGACATATACAAGATCAATTATACAGAACTTGCAGGTCAGGGCAATGGTGTGTCCAGCAGGAAGCCCCGAGCCGCGTGAGTGAACTCGGGGCTTCCGGATACTGCGGACGCGAGCGTCAGCGCTTCGTGCCTCCGCTACCACCGCCGTTGCCGTTGATGCGCAGCATGATCAACACCTCCTTAGGGTTCGGGAACGGTCACGAGTAGGATAGGACACATAGTCATGGGATGTAGAGAGTTGGGATACATCGTCTCTGGATCTTGAGGCTTGGGACGTATGGGCTAGGGCTTGCCATGGCAAAACAGCCCATCTCAGACGCAGCGGAGACGTTCGGCGCGCGGGTGCGCGCCCGCCGGAACGAGCTCGGCAAGAGCCAGGAGCGCCTCGCTGACGACAGCGGAATGCACTGGACGTTCATCGGGCAGGTGGAGCGCGGCCAGCGCAACGTCAGCTTGCACAACATCCTGAAGATCGCCGAGGCGCTGGGCATGGATGCGGGTGACCTAATGCGAGGGCTCAAGGCGCCGGAAGGCCCCAACGGGCAGCCGGAGTAGCTCCAAAGAAAAAACCCTTCGCTACGAGATCGAAGGGATGTCCCACGCTCTGTCGCACGGGGGACTGTGGCGCCTCTAGCGCGGCTGTTGGGCGACTATTCGAACTGTGACAGTTGAATCGGCTGCTTGTGTTCTGGCGGCGACACTGAACAGCCAACGTCTACGAAGCGCAATCTAGCCGTCGTCGACCTCTGTAATGCGTTTCTATAAGCCGCTGTTAAGCACTGTCTTTGGCGCCAATAGAAAAAAGCCCTTCCTCGCTCCCTAGAGGGTGCGAGGAAGGGCTGCGGTACTACCGGCCACCGTTCACCCTAGTAGGGGCGGACGCTGCACTGATTGGCGGCCATGCCGCAGTGGTTGCCGTTCTTGCAACCCGGGCAGCCGCACCGACAGGCGGCGTTCGCCATCACAGCGAGGACGGACAAGGCGCGACGAATACGCAGACGCATAACGCATCTCCTTAACCAGCGAATATTACCGATATTTATGGTAAATTAAACATATGTTACCCGTCAAGCATAAGCTCATAAATTCCCCCGAAAGTCAAAGAAAAGTAGTACCGCTAACCAAGAAGCGAATTGAAGTCATCGAGAGCAGTTCGCATCTACTTACGGTCGAGAAAGTCAATCTACTTGCATTGCTACTTGGTCATAAGCAGGTTACTGACATAGCCGTCGACGAAAAAGACAAGAGTAGTGCTGCCCAGCTCCTAGAAACGCTCGGCCTACCATCCGCCCTTAACTACTACATTGACCCGGATGGGGTTCGACACGAGTGGCTAC
Above is a window of Streptomyces griseorubiginosus DNA encoding:
- a CDS encoding class I SAM-dependent DNA methyltransferase, with the translated sequence MVVALKKSDLYSSLWRSCDELRGGMDASQYKDYILTLLFVKYVTDKAKSDPNSLIDVPVGGSFDDMVALKGDKEIGDRVNKIIGQLAEANGLEKVIDLADFNDEEKLGKGKEMQDRLSKLVTIFADLDFRGSRAEGDDLLGDAYEYLMRHFATESGKSKGQFYTPAEVSRVLAKVVGIGAGTRQDHTVYDPTCGSGSLLLKVADEAPRGLTIYGQEKDNATWALAQMNMILHGYEDRDIRKGDTITSPQFTQGARLQTFDFAVANPPFSIKSWSNGLENDYGRFEYGRPPEKNGDYAFLLHILKSLKSTGKAAVILPHGVLFRGHAEAGIRKELLRRGYIKGIIGLPANLFYGTGIPACVIILDKENAQARTGVFMIDASKGFMKDGNKNRLRSQDIHKIVDVFNKQTEVERYSRMVPLHEIADPKNDYNLNIPRYIDSSEPEDIQDLHAHVHGGIPDHDLDALNGYWEAFPRLRTTLFKPNRPGYSDLAVGVAEVQQAILDSDEFQKFAMDVRGQVDDWFAAHRPVLQALNPDTVPKDLIARISDDLLARFKNTPLLDEYDVYEQLMTYWHGVMHDDVFLIMNDGWCEAAKPRKAIEDKERKLSETPDLIVGSGRSATRYKMDLIPPALVVARYFAGEQAKVDVLHAGAEEASRAVEEYIEEHAVEDGLLAEAMDDGKISKILTSTRLKVARHEGTDPEEIKALQHLIRLYNEESVAKKAAKEAQAALDLATLKKYGDLSEPEIKQLVLDEKWAATVRTRVASEANRLTLGLVARIQQLGERYTETADAIHAALEALESKVTRHLTEMGVMS
- a CDS encoding helix-turn-helix transcriptional regulator; translated protein: MAKQPISDAAETFGARVRARRNELGKSQERLADDSGMHWTFIGQVERGQRNVSLHNILKIAEALGMDAGDLMRGLKAPEGPNGQPE